The nucleotide window TCTGTTGGTACTGCGTGTGCCTTCTGCTTGGTCCGCATAGTAGACACGATATGTTGAGAGATCGCGTCAGCGTAGGATAGCGTTACGTGGACTGGAGCTTGTTCACCCACCGCAGACCGTAACCTGTTTGCGCTACCACGCGCCAATAGGTGGGAGCGGTCCGCCCAGCGGACCCTACGGTGGTGTTGCTGCTTCGTTCAAGTGGGACTGCGAACGACTTGATTTCTGTGCGGTAGCTTGCGATAAACAAGCCTGCTGCTGAATTCCCACCCCTTCTCTCTTCCTGAGCGAGTATCTCCCCATGGCCCGAGACTGGTCTGAACTGCACGAACTTGCCACCGATTTGTTTGCCTGGCCGACCGATGCCGCCGGGTGGGAGCCGTATCGTTTGTCGGCGGCGCAGGTCGATACGTTTCATGAGCAAGGCTTTTTGACCGGGGTGAAGATTCTCGACGAGAAGCAGATCGAAGCGTTGAAGACCGAGTTGGCAGAGTTCTTCGAGGCAGATCACGAAGGGCAAGAATTGTGGTACGAGTACCACAGCAACGAATCGACCACGCCGGAAAAGGTTTTGTTTCATGCGTTGGGGGCGTGGCGATTGCGGCCAGCGTTTCACGATGTGTTGTGGGCACCTGGTTTTGTGATGGCGGCCAGTCAATTACTGGGGGGATCGGTCCGTTTCTGGCACGATCAACTTTTCTGTAAGCCTGCCAAGCATGGCGGCGTGGTGGCCTGGCATCAAGATTACTCGTATTGGACACGCACTAAACCGATTGCCCACCTGACCTGTTGGATCGGTCTGGACGACGCCACGAATGAAAACGGCTGCGTGCAGTATATCCCCGGTAGTCACCAGTGGGACTTGCTGCCGATCACTGGCTTGGCGGGCAACATGGAAGCGATTCAAGAGGTGCTTACCGACGAGCAGTGGGAGAAGTTTCAACATCCGGTTGCCGCTGAACTGAAAGCAGGCGAAGCGACGTTTCATCATGCGTTAACCGTGCATGGCTCGTTTGAAAACCGGATCGATCGCCCACGCCGCGCGGTGGTGATCAATGCTTTTCGCGATGGGGTGGTTAGCGATAAGAACGAAGAATTGCTAACTGGTGTCCCGCCGATAGCGCCTGGGGAAAAAATGGAAGGGCAGTTCTTTCCCCTGCTCTTCAACCCTGCGTCGATCGCGTAGCGGGAACGTTGGGCAGCCTGGGACGAAAAGTTGCTTGTCAATTTTGGAGAACCTACCTACGATACGGTGGGTCTTTCCGGTTGGACTTGTCTTCTGCATTTCTTGTTGCGTCTCAGGCGTGGGAGTATTTCGTGGCGTTGAAAACCCTGAGTAAATTTGCCCGCACGCTGACAATGGGGGGCTTGCTGGCCGCTACGTTGTTGGCCCCCATGCCATCGGTTCAGGCAGAAGATGCCGATGCGTTGATTGGGGAACTGCTGAAAGAAGGTTGGCAAGTCGGGCCGGCAGGCATGGACGTTGTCCGCCGCGGGGAAGCTTCAGCCGGGCAGCTGCGCGATCCGAATGTCTTTTATGCCACCGGCTTGGCTTTGTTGCGGCATCATCAGTACGACGAAGCCGCCGCTGCGTTTGACGCGGCGATTCAATTGGATCGCAAGCACTATCCCAGCTGGCGTGGCTTGATATGGGTGCGCACGCTGCAAGAGAAGTTCGACAACGCGTTGGTCTTCGCCACGCGGCTAGGCAAAGAGTTACCCACCAGCGAGTTGATGCCTGACCAGGAAGCCGAAGTGGTCGAGACGATTCGCTTAATGGGAAGGTTGTTCGGTTTCTACGAAGGGCCTCGTTCTGGTGAGGTCTCGGCCGCATTAGTGCAGCGGGCTCGCGACGCCATCGAGCCGGCGCTGGTCGGTTCTCGGCAAGTCGAGTTCGAGAACAACTATCAAGACGTGGCTACGCTGTTCACCGCCTCGACCACGTTACAGCAAGATGCCAAAGACGACGCTTTGCAACAAGAGAAGCTGCAAAAAATGCAGCAACAACAAGAGATTGCCATTCGTCGCAAGCAGATTGATATCGACAAGCAACAAGCGGCCGCTCGAGTCGATCAACTGCGTAGCGAGTGGACGCAAGAGCAGCAGAAGTTCGATCAGGCCGAAGCCCCGCTCAATGCGGCGCTTGGCCAGTTAGACGCGCAGCAGCGTGTCATTCGGAACGAGCTTGCCTTGTTGGTGGACGATATCTTTCGGCTGAATGATGAACTAGGAAGAACGAAAGACCCCAACCGCCGCGATCGCCTGCAACGCGAGATTTTTCGGTTAGAACGCCTGGTGAGCGGCTATGAGCAAGACTTGGCACTCGTTCAAGCCGAAGCGCGACGCTTGTCGGCAAATCGCGATAATTTGCGGACCCGGCGTCTGCAAACGCAACAGCAGTTCGAGGCCGAGATCAAACAGCAAAACGATCGCCAGCAAGATTTGGCACGTGCCGAAAAGCGTGTCGACTTGGAAGCCCGCCGCAACAATCGCCCGGCGGTGGGCAACACGGCCAAAGTTCGTGTTCTTTCGGCAAAAGCCAGCAGCATCCGCACATACGCAGACTTTCCTTTGGAAGTCGAACGATTGACGCTGCTGGGCAACTAACGCTTGTCTAAGTGCTCGCGTTCTGTTCGTAATTCGCCACGTATTGTAAGAGGTGCTCTTGCGAGATCACCCCGTTTTGCAGGAGATCGCGCGAACAGACCATGACGACATTGGCTTGCGCTTCATTCATCCATTGGGCGACGTCCCCCAAGGTGGTATTGGACGGCACGTGGTGGTTGGGCCGAATCAATTCGATCGCGCGAGTAACCTGGGCTGGCTTCTCATGATACAGCGTTTGCGCGATCTCGCGACACTTTTGCCGACGAAGATCCCGTTCCGAGAGAACCCCCAACGTGTATTCACCTTGCGTCACCAGACAATACTTGGCGTGGTGACTTAGCAGCTCGATCCGCATATTGTCTAAGGTGGTTTCCGAGTCGATCAAGTGCGGCAAGCGGTCGTAAATTTGGGAGACGGCAACATCCTTGGCGGGATGTTGGCTGTACGCAAATTCACGAATGAAATCACTGGTGGTGATCATACCGACCAAGTTTTCGCCTTGGGTGACCGGCAGCGAGTGGTAGCCACTTTCTAAGAAGCGTGCTAAGGCGGTTTGGCCTGTCTCTTGGGCATCGATGGTGACTAAGTGGGTTTGCATAATATCGGCAATCGATATTTGCAGCGAGTCGCGCGGCACCTGAAAGTTGGTGGAGGCGGCTTCTCTTTCGGCGGCAGCGCGGACGATATCTTGATCGGAAACAATCCCGATTAGTCGTTTCTCGTTATCGATGACCGGCCAATGATGAAAACCGGTGGAATAAAGTCTTTCCAGCAGTTCGTCGAGCTGGGTATCGCGGTGGATGCAGATGGGATTGAAGGTCACCAGCGACTCGATGCCGTGGCTGAGAAACGATTCGCGGACAATCATGATATTGTCTTGCTCTTATTGAGGACCGCGCTGCCAATCGTACGGGGGCGACCAACGTAAGTCCCGGAATTCGTGGATGAAATGACTGAACAAATTTAGATTACGTGCGCAGCCATCCATAAAATAACGTCGCAAGGCGGGGCTTGAGAAAGTGTACGGCTGAAGCTGCTATTTGCAGATAAAATGCCAAGCCGTAGCTAGAGATTTACGACGCGAATTCGTCGGAAGATAACGATTGTCAGGCGTGTATTGGCGATTCGCGTCCGAGGACGCTTCGCTGGGCATTCGGCGAGAGCGGCGGATGTAGAGTCCGCCGCAGCTCGCCGCTGACGGTTCGCCTTGCTTGGCAAAGAGATAACCGTGGTGTAGCTAGGCCATTAACTGGCCCAGCCAGCCCACGCAGTTGCTTATCGATCGGCGGGAACCATGCCTTGGGTTTTCAGCCAGGCCAAGCACAAATCTGGCCATGCTGCCGACCCTGGAACATCCTTCCCGAGGCCAATCCCGTGACGTCCTTTCTCGAAGATGTGCATCTCCGCAGGAACTCCCTTTTCTTTCAAAGCCATGTAGAAATCAACACTGTTTTGCGGAGGCACAGCGGTGTCTTCGGTGGTGTGAAATAAGAACGTAGGAGGCGTTTCGGCGGTGACTTGGCGTTCGCTCGACATCTCGGCAACCAACTCGGCCGGGGCGTCATCGCCCAGTAGATTTCGCTGCGAACCCTTGTGCGTATACGGCTTGTCGAACGCGATCACCGGGTAGCAAAGGATCATGAAGTCGGGCCGCGAGCTGACCTGTTCGACAGGGTCTTTGGAATCGGGATTCCCTTTGTCGAAGTGAGTACCGGCGGAAGAAGCCAGGTGCCCCCCAGCCGAGAAGCCCATGATGCCGATCCGTTTGGGATCTAAGTTGTATTCTTCAGCCCGGGCACGCACCGTGCGGATCGCTCGTTGGGCATCTTGCAGCGGAGCTGGGTGCTTGTAGCCACGGTTTGCATGGCGGTATTCGACCACGAACGCGGCTACGCCATGTTTGTTCCAAAATTCACCGATCTCGACCCCTTCGTGCCCGGTGGCTAAATGGCCGTAACCACCCCCTGGGCATACCACGATTGCGCAACCAGTGTTGATTTCGGAAGCAGGCATATAGGCGGTAATGGTGGGAATATCCTTATCTTCGGTACCATGGGCACCAGGCGCCCCTTCCGGCCAGAGGGGTTCTTTGGCTGGGTCGGCTGCGACAAGGGATGTGGTAGCAAGCAGGACGGCGAATAGTCCTAAGGCAAACTGAATTCGCATGATGAAACTCCGGAAGGGTAGAAAACAAAGGAGGTGTCAAACTTTGGTCGCAATTGGGGTCGCGGGATGCACCAAGCCATTTCACATGGTAACTTATTAAATTGTATGATTTCAGAAATTCACGACATTTTTATTCCCCCCCCAATCCTGGCAGCCGGTTGAATTTTACCGATCGGCTTCCCCTTGCCCACTGCCTTCCAAAGGATCTACCGTGCGAAAAAGTTTGCTTGCTGCTATTACGTTGGTTGTCGCACTGGTGAGCGGCACGACTGCTTACACCTATTATCGTTTGGCCGGGACCGGAACCAAGATGACCAGCGCGGCTACGGCCCTGGTCGATTCGCTGAACGCAGAACAGCGCCAAGCGATGTTGTTTCCCTACGATAGCGACAAACGCGTGGGCTGGCACTTCATCCCCAAGGATGAACGTAAAGGTCTGATGATGCGGGACATGACCGACCAGCAGCGGGCTCTCACGCACGATCTGCTACAGGTCGCGCTCAGCCAGATTGGTTACGACAAGACCGACAAAATCATGGCCAACGAGGCGCTACTGAAGCATGTGCAAAAGTCAGGGCCGATTCGCGACCCACTGCGTTATTACGTGTCGATCTTTGGCGAGCCGAAGGAAGGACAGCGCTGGGGGCTGAGCTTTGAAGGGCATCACCTTTCGCTGAATTTTGTGGTGGAAGGTGACGAGGTTGTTTCTTCAACGCCCCAGTTTTTCGCCACGAATCCAGCGGAACTGAAAGAAGACTACCACCTAGAAGGTTACCCGCAGGGGATGGCCATTCTGAAGAAGGAAGAAGACCTGGGGCTTTATCTGATCAACATGATGGCGCCGGCTCAGCAGAAGGTGGCGATCATTTCCGAGAAGAGCCCCTCCGAGATTCGCAACGCGGGCGAAACGCACCCACCGCAAACGGCTCCAGAAGGCATTGCCTGGGGGCACCTCAATAAGAACGAAATGGCCACGCTGACCACGTTGATCGATACCTACATTTCAGCGATGCCCCAAGACGTGGCCGCCAAACGGTACGCTGCTTTGAAGGAAGGTGGCTGGGAAAGCATTCACTTTGCTTGGGCTGGCGGACTGAAAAAAGGGGTTCCGCATTACTACCGCATTCAGGGAAAAACGTTTTTAATTGAGTTCGTCAACGCTCAGCCGGACGTTTCGGGTAACCCGGCGAATCACATTCACTGCGTGTGGCGCGACCTGCAAGGTGACTTCGCCCTTCCTGCGAAGTAAGCCTTGCGTGGGCGTCTCCAAAAATCGGCACCCATGATGGACAGTTTGTGCGTATTTTGCGGGTCGGCCTCTGGTAGCCGACCTGTTTACACGGAAGTCGCTTCTGAATTAGGCCGCTTGCTGGCCCAGCGGAAGATCCGTCTGGTTTATGGTGGCGGCAAAGTCGGCATGATGGGCGCCGTCGCCGATGCCGTGCTCGCTGCTGGCGGTGAAGTCGTCGGCGTGATCCCTGGGGCTTTGGTCGAACGCGAGTTAGCTCACCACGGTGTGAACGAGTTGATCGTCGTCGACTCGATGCACCAGCGCAAAGCGAAGATGGCCGAGCTCTCCGACGGGTTCCTGGCCTTGCCGGGCGGGTTCGGCACGCTGGAAGAATTGTTCGAGGTGGTGACCTGGGCCCAGCTTGGTTTTCATCACAAACCGTGCGGCCTGTTGAACGTGGCAGGTTTTTTCGACGCCTTGCTAGCGATGCTCGACCACGCCCACGACGAGGCGTTTCTGTACCAAGGCAATCGCGAACTGCTGCTCACCGCGAACGAGCCCAACGCAATTTTAGAACAACTAATCGCCGCCCACCCGCCGCAGAACCCCCGCTGGATCGATCGGACGGAGACGTGATTATGTCGCGCAATGTCTATGTGATCTCTGGGCCAAATGGTGCCGGCAAGACGACTTTCGCCACGAAGTTTCTGCCCGAGTTTGTGCAGTGCAAGCAGTTTCTGAATGCTGACCTGATTGCCGCCGGTTTGGCCCCGTTCGATCCCGAGTCGCAAAACTTCGCGGCAGGGAAGCTAATGCTCAAGCGGATCGATGAATTAACCGCCCAACGGGAAAACTTCAGCTTCGAGACCACCCTTTCTGGGCGAGCCTATCTCCGGCGATTTCAGGCGATGAAACAAGCCGGGTACCAGATTCACCTCTTCTTTCTGTGGCTGCCCAGCGAAGAAGTCGCCATCGCCCGCGTTGCCAACCGCGTGAAGCAAGGAGGGCACAATATTCCGGAAGCGGACATCCGCCGTAGGTATCATTCAGGAGTGCGGAATTTTTGGCAGTGGTATGCTAAAGAAGTGGACTCTTGGCAACTATATAACGCGATGATCATTCCTCCTAAGTTAATTGCCGAAACGGTGAACGACACGATAACCGTTTACGATAAGACCGCCTTGGACACTTTTAAGAACAGTGTGGAAAGAAGCCGTGATGCCTGAGAAAAGCGAAATGGCGAAGAAAGCTGCCTCCGGATTCCG belongs to Bremerella cremea and includes:
- a CDS encoding phytanoyl-CoA dioxygenase family protein, translated to MARDWSELHELATDLFAWPTDAAGWEPYRLSAAQVDTFHEQGFLTGVKILDEKQIEALKTELAEFFEADHEGQELWYEYHSNESTTPEKVLFHALGAWRLRPAFHDVLWAPGFVMAASQLLGGSVRFWHDQLFCKPAKHGGVVAWHQDYSYWTRTKPIAHLTCWIGLDDATNENGCVQYIPGSHQWDLLPITGLAGNMEAIQEVLTDEQWEKFQHPVAAELKAGEATFHHALTVHGSFENRIDRPRRAVVINAFRDGVVSDKNEELLTGVPPIAPGEKMEGQFFPLLFNPASIA
- a CDS encoding CBS domain-containing protein produces the protein MIVRESFLSHGIESLVTFNPICIHRDTQLDELLERLYSTGFHHWPVIDNEKRLIGIVSDQDIVRAAAEREAASTNFQVPRDSLQISIADIMQTHLVTIDAQETGQTALARFLESGYHSLPVTQGENLVGMITTSDFIREFAYSQHPAKDVAVSQIYDRLPHLIDSETTLDNMRIELLSHHAKYCLVTQGEYTLGVLSERDLRRQKCREIAQTLYHEKPAQVTRAIELIRPNHHVPSNTTLGDVAQWMNEAQANVVMVCSRDLLQNGVISQEHLLQYVANYEQNAST
- a CDS encoding alpha/beta hydrolase → MRIQFALGLFAVLLATTSLVAADPAKEPLWPEGAPGAHGTEDKDIPTITAYMPASEINTGCAIVVCPGGGYGHLATGHEGVEIGEFWNKHGVAAFVVEYRHANRGYKHPAPLQDAQRAIRTVRARAEEYNLDPKRIGIMGFSAGGHLASSAGTHFDKGNPDSKDPVEQVSSRPDFMILCYPVIAFDKPYTHKGSQRNLLGDDAPAELVAEMSSERQVTAETPPTFLFHTTEDTAVPPQNSVDFYMALKEKGVPAEMHIFEKGRHGIGLGKDVPGSAAWPDLCLAWLKTQGMVPADR
- a CDS encoding DUF3500 domain-containing protein, whose protein sequence is MRKSLLAAITLVVALVSGTTAYTYYRLAGTGTKMTSAATALVDSLNAEQRQAMLFPYDSDKRVGWHFIPKDERKGLMMRDMTDQQRALTHDLLQVALSQIGYDKTDKIMANEALLKHVQKSGPIRDPLRYYVSIFGEPKEGQRWGLSFEGHHLSLNFVVEGDEVVSSTPQFFATNPAELKEDYHLEGYPQGMAILKKEEDLGLYLINMMAPAQQKVAIISEKSPSEIRNAGETHPPQTAPEGIAWGHLNKNEMATLTTLIDTYISAMPQDVAAKRYAALKEGGWESIHFAWAGGLKKGVPHYYRIQGKTFLIEFVNAQPDVSGNPANHIHCVWRDLQGDFALPAK
- a CDS encoding TIGR00730 family Rossman fold protein, translated to MMDSLCVFCGSASGSRPVYTEVASELGRLLAQRKIRLVYGGGKVGMMGAVADAVLAAGGEVVGVIPGALVERELAHHGVNELIVVDSMHQRKAKMAELSDGFLALPGGFGTLEELFEVVTWAQLGFHHKPCGLLNVAGFFDALLAMLDHAHDEAFLYQGNRELLLTANEPNAILEQLIAAHPPQNPRWIDRTET
- a CDS encoding AAA family ATPase, yielding MSRNVYVISGPNGAGKTTFATKFLPEFVQCKQFLNADLIAAGLAPFDPESQNFAAGKLMLKRIDELTAQRENFSFETTLSGRAYLRRFQAMKQAGYQIHLFFLWLPSEEVAIARVANRVKQGGHNIPEADIRRRYHSGVRNFWQWYAKEVDSWQLYNAMIIPPKLIAETVNDTITVYDKTALDTFKNSVERSRDA